The Henckelia pumila isolate YLH828 chromosome 2, ASM3356847v2, whole genome shotgun sequence genome includes a window with the following:
- the LOC140877554 gene encoding uncharacterized protein: MDLPDFSGFSSEISEEENHSFAAAPYLEEVRAVIFSIPRDSVAGPDGFSSVFFQSCWDFVQHDVMDAVLDFFRGSLMPQGFTATTITLIPKVEGAQAWMDFCPISLCNVSNKIISKLLYSRLRSVVGRIVSQSQSGFVPGRMIADNILLAHELTHNLNLPARGGNVILKLDMVKAYDRVQWSFLLDVLRRFGFSEQVVRMVRACISFCKFSVNVNGTPAGFFASSRGLRQGDPLSPLLFVLGAEYLSRGLDRLFLQHADLRYRSGCDLPISHLAYADDVIIFSNGGSRGLQRLKDFLAHYENFSGQLVNVAKSAMIFPPGWTARRRSRLLQITGFAEGQLPLKYLGAPLFRGNRKCYLFEPLLQSVRKKLEGWESRSLAPGSRMMLIRSPPLAVLEKLERIFNAFLWGSRPLEKNWHWARWSRACLPVKEGGLGFHSLKDIVDRFSMKLWFRFRQGSSLWARFLLRKYCRTFSPICAPSRGTISPTWRRLLQIRPRAELGIRWRIGLGDVSFWDDTWLGDAPLSGRCNVRGDRCVHVFSFLLEGDWDFDLLCAVVAPSVAEEIVQIPVLVDEPDATIWIQSTDGAFSVRSAWEQVRPRGSVSDIFTPCWGRWMRPTMSFFLWRFWHRWLPVDEVLQQRGFSLVSKCQCCEMSETFTHIFIDGPIARSVWHFFGAIFRVRIPATENFSLFLSAWKRGREWSPGGNVREFIPFVVLWFLWTARNDTKHRHLPYSAEKVKFKILSYLRLAHSATVIKPHLWLGALQAARKMGISVGLQRIHKTAIVRWLRPPPGSFKLNVDGSSRGTTLRPFFGVFGVSLFPCRLLCFFRVMDHQAFSVLLLAWFLLLFGCFVGDLSCPSLFGFPVFLGVRIWLEFPSPFSCFFALALDGASLFSRFSVGFDFAGLELWISSRFYCTETRFMNVIFLRELEKKEKAGGSSPVPKKQLALTASNPKKDSQAEPPKKK; the protein is encoded by the exons ATGGATCTTCCGGATTTTTCTGGCTTCTCCTCGGAGATTTCGGAGGAGGAGAACCATAGCTTTGCCGCCGCACCTTACTTGGAGGAGGTACGTGCTGTCATCTTTTCCATCCCTCGGGATAGTGTGGCGGGCCCCGATGGGTTTTCTTCGGTTTTCTTTCAGAGCTGCTGGGATTTTGTGCAGCATGATGTCATGGACGCTGTCCTTGATTTCTTTCGGGGCTCTCTTATGCCCCAAGGCTTCACTGCCACCACGATCACTTTGATCCCCAAAGTCGAGGGTGCGCAAGCTTGGATGGACTTCTGTCCCATCAGCTTGTGTAATGTTTCCAACAAGATTATCTCGAAGCTTTTATACTCTCGTCTGCGGTCGGTGGTGGGGAGAATCGTTTCTCAGAGTCAGAGTGGGTTTGTTCCGGGGCGGATGATTGCCGACAATATCCTTCTTGCGCATGAGCTCACTCACAATCTTAATCTCCCTGCCCGTGGTGGTAATGTCATTCTGAAATTGGACATGGTTAAGGCCTATGATAGAGTCCAATGGTCTTTTCTTCTGGATGTCCTCCGAAGGTTTGGTTTTTCGGAGCAGGTTGTGAGAATGGTGAGGGCTTGCATTTCTTTTTGCAAGTTCTCGGTTAATGTCAATGGCACCCCTGCTGGTTTCTTTGCTTCCTCGAGGGGCCTGAGACAGGGTGACCCGTTATCTCCCCTCCTCTTTGTTCTTGGAGCGGAGTATCTGTCCCGTGGCTTGGACCGGTTGTTCCTCCAGCATGCTGATTTGAGGTATCGGTCTGGGTGTGATTTGCCAATTTCCCATTTGGCCTATGCTGATGATGTCATTATTTTTTCCAATGGGGGATCCCGTGGTCTTCAGCGTCTCAAAGATTTTCTGGCTCACTATGAAAATTTCTCGGGCCAGCTCGTTAATGTGGCCAAGAGTGCTATGATCTTTCCTCCGGGCTGGACCGCTCGTCGCCGCTCCCGTTTGCTGCAAATCACTGGATTTGCGGAGGGGCAGCTGCCCTTGAAATACCTTGGAGCTCCGCTTTTCCGTGGGAACCGCAAGTGCTATCTCTTTGAGCCTCTTCTGCAGTCGGTCCGGAAAAAGCTGGAGGGTTGGGAGTCCCGTTCCCTTGCTCCTGGGAGTAGGATGATGCTGATCCGCAGT CCTCCTTTGGCTGTTTTGGAGAAATTGGAGCGTATTTTCAATGCTTTTCTTTGGGGCTCCAGACCCTTAGAGAAGAATTGGCACTGGGCCCGATGGTCTCGCGCCTGTCTCCCTGTGAAAGAAGGGGGCCTGGGTTTTCACAGTCTCAAGGACATTGTTGACAGATTTTCCATGAAGCTGTGGTTCAGATTCCGGCAGGGTTCCTCTCTCTGGGCGAGATTCCTTTTGAGGAAGTATTGCCGGACTTTCAGCCCTATTTGTGCTCCTTCTCGTGGAACCATTTCCCCCACTTGGAGGCGCTTGCTCCAGATTAGACCTCGTGCGGAGCTTGGTATCCGGTGGAGGATTGGTCTTGGGGATGTCTCTTTTTGGGATGATACTTGGTTGGGTGATGCCCCTTTGTCGGGCAGGTGTAATGTCAGAGGGGATCGGTGTGTGCATGTTTTCAGCTTTCTTTTGGAGGGAGACTGGGATTTTGATCTCCTTTGCGCTGTCGTCGCTCCCTCGGTGGCGGAGGAGATCGTTCAGATTCCTGTTTTGGTGGATGAGCCAGATGCGACTATCTGGATCCAAAGCACCGATGGTGCCTTTTCTGTGAGATCTGCTTGGGAGCAGGTCAGACCGAGAGGCTCGGTCTCGGATATCTTTACTCCCTGTTGGGGACGCTGGATGAGGCCCACCATGTCCTTCTTTCTGTGGAGGTTTTGGCATCGGTGGTTGCCTGTGGATGAGGTGCTCCAGCAGCGGGGTTTCTCCCTTGTGTCCAAGTGCCAGTGCTGTGAGATGTCGGAGACATTCACTCACATTTTCATCGACGGTCCCATCGCCCGCTCTGTGTGGCATTTCTTTGGGGCTATCTTTAGAGTTCGCATCCCTGCCACTGAGAACTTCAGTCTGTTTCTCAGTGCTTGGAAAAGGGGTCGCGAGTGGTCTCCGGGGGGTAATGTGAGGGAATTCATTCCTTTTGTCGTGCTTTGGTTCCTCTGGACTGCACGCAATGATACTAAGCACCGTCACTTACCCTACTCTGCGGAGAAGGTTAAGTTCAAAATTTTGTCTTATTTGAGACTTGCTCATTCCGCAACTGTTATCAAGCCCCATCTTTGGCTGGGGGCTTTGCAGGCTGCGAGGAAGATGGGCATTTCGGTCGGCCTCCAACGGATTCACAAGACTGCGATCGTCCGTTGGTTGAGGCCTCCACCTGGGTCCTTCAAGCTCAATGTGGATGGGAGCTCGAGAG gTACAACTCTCCGGCCCTTTTTCGGAGTTTTTGGAGTTAGTCTGTTCCCCTGTCGCTTGCTTTGCTTCTTCAGGGTGATGGATCACCAGGCGTTCTCTGTGCTTCTCCTTGCCTGGTTCTTGCTGTTGTTTGGATGTTTTGTGGGAGATCTCTCGTGCCCCTCGCTTTTTGGATTTCCAGTCTTCTTGGGAGTTAGGATATGGCTTGAGTTTCCTTCGCCATTTTCCTGCTTTTTTGCTCTGG CTCTGGATGGTGCCAGCCTCTTTTCACGCTTTAGTGTTGGATTTGATTTTGCTGGCCTGGAGTTGTGGATCTCCTCTAGGTTTTACTGCACAG AGACTAGATTCATGAATGTCATATTCCTTCGTGAGCTTGAGAAGAAGGAGAAAGCTGGTGGTTCATCACCTGTTCCCAAGAAACAACTGGCTTTAACCGCCTCTAATCCCAAGAAAGATTCTCAAGCTGAGCCACCCAAGAAAAAATAG